One Lysinibacillus sp. OF-1 DNA segment encodes these proteins:
- a CDS encoding YugN family protein, with amino-acid sequence MYFENTNLENLTADQELIVSIMKKHGLECDGGWDYERMTFDKRFDTREGRYYLRVFAYAISGDVGAHDAILTLMKPALGKYYYPHGVEYGDDEVYPAHLVTKCEEILKKVKLELDQFSIEPTNKNNFEPVNAR; translated from the coding sequence ATGTATTTTGAAAATACTAACCTTGAAAATTTAACAGCTGATCAAGAACTAATTGTCAGCATTATGAAAAAGCATGGTTTAGAATGTGATGGCGGTTGGGATTACGAACGTATGACATTCGATAAACGTTTCGATACTCGTGAAGGTCGCTATTACCTACGCGTATTCGCATATGCCATTTCTGGTGATGTAGGTGCACACGATGCCATCCTTACGTTAATGAAACCAGCCCTAGGTAAATACTATTACCCACATGGTGTTGAATATGGGGATGATGAAGTTTACCCAGCACATCTTGTAACAAAATGTGAAGAAATCTTAAAAAAGGTTAAATTAGAATTAGATCAATTCTCAATTGAGCCAACAAATAAAAATAACTTCGAACCTGTTAACGCACGCTAA